From one Marinobacter sp. LV10MA510-1 genomic stretch:
- the rplB gene encoding 50S ribosomal protein L2, translating to MPIVKTKPTSPGRRHVVKLYNPDLHKGRPYEPLVESQSKSGGRNNNGRITTRHIGGGHKQHYRIIDFKRIKDGIPATIERIEYDPNRSAHIALIKYSDGERRYIIAPKGMQIGEPVRSGIDAPIKVGSTLPLRNIPVGSVIHCVELKPGKGAQLARSAGASVQLVAREGAYATIRLRSGEMRKVLVDCRATLGEVSNSEHSLKRLGKAGASRWRGKRPTVRGVAMNPVDHPHGGGEGRTSGGRHPVTPWGVPTKGHKTRKNKRTDKMIVRRRSAK from the coding sequence ATGCCGATCGTCAAAACCAAGCCAACATCTCCCGGACGCCGTCACGTTGTAAAGCTGTACAACCCGGATTTACACAAAGGGCGCCCTTACGAACCGTTGGTCGAATCGCAAAGCAAATCGGGTGGCCGTAATAATAATGGCCGTATCACTACCCGTCACATTGGTGGTGGCCATAAACAGCACTACCGCATAATAGACTTCAAGCGGATTAAAGATGGTATTCCTGCGACAATTGAGCGCATTGAATACGATCCTAACCGCTCGGCGCACATCGCGCTGATCAAGTACTCGGATGGCGAGCGCCGTTACATTATCGCTCCCAAGGGCATGCAGATCGGTGAGCCCGTGCGCTCAGGAATCGACGCGCCTATTAAGGTGGGAAGTACATTGCCGCTGCGGAATATCCCGGTTGGTTCTGTGATCCATTGCGTTGAGCTCAAGCCTGGTAAAGGTGCACAGTTGGCTCGCTCTGCGGGCGCATCCGTACAGCTGGTTGCTCGGGAAGGCGCTTACGCGACTATCCGCCTGCGCTCAGGTGAAATGCGAAAGGTGCTTGTAGATTGCCGTGCTACGTTGGGTGAAGTATCCAACAGTGAACACAGTCTCAAGCGGCTTGGCAAAGCGGGTGCATCACGTTGGCGCGGAAAGCGTCCAACGGTACGTGGTGTGGCTATGAACCCAGTTGACCACCCACACGGTGGTGGTGAAGGGCGTACCTCTGGCGGGCGTCACCCAGTTACTCCATGGGGTGTTCCGACCAAAGGGCATAAGACTCGTAAGAACAAGCGTACTGACAAGATGATAGTACGTCGTCGTTCAGCCAAGTAA
- the rplW gene encoding 50S ribosomal protein L23 has translation MNQERIYKVLLGPHVSEKASRVAEHGQVVFRVAPDATKPEIKKAVEQLFNVTVEGVQVLNRKGKLKRTARGFGKRNDIRKAYVKLAEGQDIDFLDVE, from the coding sequence ATGAATCAGGAACGTATCTACAAGGTTCTGTTAGGGCCTCACGTATCGGAAAAAGCATCTCGCGTGGCCGAACATGGCCAGGTAGTGTTTCGGGTCGCCCCGGATGCTACCAAGCCCGAGATTAAAAAAGCCGTTGAGCAATTGTTCAACGTCACCGTCGAAGGTGTTCAGGTTCTGAATCGTAAGGGCAAGCTTAAACGCACAGCTCGCGGGTTCGGCAAGCGTAATGACATTCGTAAGGCTTATGTAAAGCTGGCTGAAGGTCAGGACATCGATTTTCTGGATGTGGAATAA
- the rplD gene encoding 50S ribosomal protein L4 → MELTITGSGQGITVSEATFAKDFNEALVHQVVVAYMAAGRQGTKAQKTRSEVRGGGKKPWRQKGTGRARAGTIRSPIWRSGGVTFAAKPRSYEQKVNRKMYRAAMRSILSELVRQERLIVVDDFSIDTPKTKAFTAKLADMGLSNVLILSENLDQNLHLASRNVPHVDVRDVAGLDPVSLVAHEKIVVTVPALKKIEEMLG, encoded by the coding sequence ATGGAATTGACAATTACAGGTAGCGGTCAGGGAATTACGGTTTCCGAGGCTACTTTCGCAAAAGATTTTAATGAAGCACTGGTTCACCAGGTAGTTGTAGCCTATATGGCTGCTGGCCGTCAGGGTACCAAGGCTCAGAAGACCCGTTCAGAAGTCAGGGGTGGTGGTAAGAAGCCCTGGCGTCAGAAGGGCACTGGTCGTGCCCGTGCTGGTACTATCCGCAGCCCAATTTGGCGCTCCGGTGGTGTTACCTTTGCAGCGAAGCCTCGCAGCTACGAGCAAAAGGTAAACCGGAAAATGTACCGCGCTGCAATGCGCTCCATTTTGTCCGAGCTGGTCCGTCAGGAACGCCTGATTGTGGTTGACGATTTTTCAATCGACACCCCAAAGACCAAGGCCTTTACTGCCAAGTTGGCTGATATGGGTTTAAGCAACGTGCTGATCCTGTCAGAAAATCTTGATCAGAACCTGCACCTGGCCTCGCGCAACGTGCCTCACGTCGATGTGCGTGATGTTGCTGGCCTGGATCCGGTTAGCCTGGTTGCTCACGAGAAAATCGTGGTGACTGTTCCCGCTCTGAAGAAAATCGAGGAGATGCTGGGATGA
- the rplC gene encoding 50S ribosomal protein L3: MAIGIVGRKAGMTRIFTEDGQALPVTVIEVDSNRITQLKTLENDGYRAVQITVGSRRSSRVNKSAAGHFAKAGVEAGRSVWEFRLADGEGEDLVAGGEITASVFEDGQAVDATGTSKGKGFQGGVKRWNFAMQDATHGNSLSHRAPGSIGQNQTPGKVFKGKKMAGQMGNAQVTVQNLKIVRVDAERNLLLVSGAVPGATGGDVVIKPAVKA; this comes from the coding sequence ATGGCAATTGGTATTGTCGGTCGTAAGGCCGGTATGACCCGTATATTTACGGAAGACGGGCAAGCGTTGCCCGTAACGGTGATCGAGGTTGATTCTAACCGCATCACTCAACTCAAAACTCTTGAAAATGACGGCTACCGTGCTGTTCAGATAACGGTAGGTTCGCGTCGTTCCTCTCGTGTTAACAAGAGTGCAGCAGGTCACTTCGCAAAAGCCGGTGTTGAAGCGGGCCGTAGCGTATGGGAATTTCGTTTGGCAGACGGCGAAGGTGAAGACCTGGTTGCCGGCGGCGAAATTACTGCGTCTGTTTTTGAAGACGGTCAGGCCGTTGACGCCACAGGTACATCCAAAGGTAAAGGTTTCCAGGGCGGCGTAAAGCGCTGGAACTTCGCCATGCAGGATGCTACCCACGGTAACTCCCTGTCTCACCGTGCTCCGGGTTCTATTGGTCAAAACCAGACTCCGGGCAAGGTATTCAAAGGCAAAAAGATGGCGGGCCAGATGGGTAATGCGCAGGTTACTGTGCAGAACCTGAAAATTGTCCGTGTCGACGCTGAGCGCAATCTTCTGCTGGTTAGTGGTGCCGTCCCCGGCGCGACTGGTGGCGATGTTGTCATCAAGCCTGCTGTTAAAGCCTGA
- the rpsJ gene encoding 30S ribosomal protein S10, with amino-acid sequence MQSQKIRIRLKAFDYRLIDQSTQEIVDTAKRTGAQVRGPIPLPTRKEKFTILVSPHVNKDARDQYEIRTHKRLLDIVEPTEKTVDALMKLDLAAGVDVQISLG; translated from the coding sequence ATGCAAAGCCAAAAGATTCGGATTCGGTTGAAGGCGTTCGATTACCGCCTGATCGACCAGTCTACGCAAGAGATTGTCGACACCGCTAAGCGGACCGGCGCTCAGGTGCGCGGACCTATTCCTTTGCCTACGCGCAAGGAAAAGTTCACGATTCTGGTTTCACCGCACGTCAACAAAGACGCGCGCGACCAGTATGAAATTCGTACCCATAAGCGTTTGCTCGACATTGTTGAGCCGACGGAAAAGACAGTAGATGCTTTGATGAAACTAGACCTGGCAGCAGGTGTAGACGTTCAGATCAGCCTCGGTTAA
- the tuf gene encoding elongation factor Tu: MSKSKFERKKPHLNVGTIGHVDHGKTTLTAALTRVCHDVWGTGSASAFDQIDNAPEERARGITIATSHVEYDSPNRHYAHVDCPGHADYVKNMITGAAQMDGAILVCSAADGPMPQTREHILLSRQVGVPYIVVFLNKADMVDDEELLELVEMEVRDLLEMYDFPADDTPIITGSALMALEGKDDNEMGTTAVRKLVEALDSYIPEPERAINLPFLMPIEDVFSISGRGTVVTGRVERGVVKIGEEVEIVGLKDTVKTVCTGVEMFRKLLDEGRAGENVGVLLRGTKRDDVERGQVLCKPGSMKPHTKFECEVYVLSKNEGGRHTPFFKGYRPQFYFRTTDVTGACELPEGVEMVMPGDNVKMEVTLIAPIAMEDGLRFAIREGGRTVGAGVVAKILE; this comes from the coding sequence GTGTCTAAATCTAAATTCGAACGTAAGAAGCCACACTTGAACGTGGGCACCATTGGTCACGTTGACCATGGTAAGACCACTCTGACAGCTGCCCTGACGCGTGTATGTCACGACGTATGGGGAACAGGTTCCGCAAGTGCTTTTGACCAGATCGACAATGCTCCTGAAGAGCGTGCGCGTGGTATTACCATCGCGACGTCTCACGTTGAGTATGATTCCCCGAACCGTCATTACGCACACGTAGATTGCCCGGGCCACGCTGATTATGTGAAGAACATGATCACGGGTGCGGCGCAGATGGACGGCGCTATTCTGGTTTGCTCCGCTGCTGACGGCCCTATGCCGCAGACCCGCGAGCACATCCTGCTGTCACGTCAAGTAGGTGTTCCTTACATCGTTGTGTTCCTGAACAAAGCGGACATGGTTGACGATGAAGAGCTGCTTGAACTGGTAGAGATGGAAGTACGCGATCTGCTGGAAATGTACGACTTCCCGGCTGACGATACTCCGATCATCACTGGCTCTGCGTTGATGGCGCTGGAAGGCAAAGATGATAACGAAATGGGCACTACCGCTGTTCGTAAGCTGGTAGAAGCTCTGGATTCGTACATCCCCGAGCCTGAGCGTGCGATTAATCTGCCGTTCCTGATGCCTATCGAAGACGTATTCTCTATCTCTGGTCGTGGTACAGTTGTAACCGGTCGTGTAGAGCGTGGTGTTGTCAAGATTGGCGAAGAAGTGGAAATCGTTGGTCTTAAAGACACCGTTAAGACGGTTTGCACCGGCGTTGAAATGTTCCGCAAACTGCTGGACGAAGGTCGTGCAGGCGAGAACGTTGGCGTACTGTTGCGCGGCACCAAGCGCGATGACGTTGAACGTGGTCAGGTTCTGTGTAAGCCAGGCAGCATGAAGCCGCACACCAAGTTTGAGTGCGAAGTGTACGTACTGAGCAAAAACGAAGGCGGCCGTCATACTCCGTTCTTCAAGGGCTATCGCCCGCAGTTCTACTTCCGTACCACCGACGTCACCGGTGCTTGTGAATTGCCAGAAGGCGTAGAAATGGTTATGCCAGGTGATAACGTGAAGATGGAAGTGACTTTGATTGCTCCGATCGCCATGGAAGATGGCCTGCGCTTCGCGATTCGCGAAGGCGGCCGTACCGTAGGCGCCGGTGTTGTCGCCAAGATTCTCGAGTAA
- the fusA gene encoding elongation factor G — translation MARKTPITRYRNIGIVAHVDAGKTTTTERVLFYTGVSHKIGEVHDGAATMDWMEQEQERGITITSAATTCFWQGMDKQYPEHRINIIDTPGHVDFTIEVERSLRVLDGAVVVFCGSSGVEPQSETVWRQANKYEVPRMVFVNKMDRAGANFLRVVDQIKKRLGATCVPIQLPIGAEEDFAGVIDLIRNKAIYWNPDDAGVTYEERDVPAEMLDEVALHREIMMEAAAEANDELTMRYLDEGELNVVDIKKGLRMRTLANEIVVACCGSAFKNKGVQAVLDSVVEFLPAPDEVKAIRGEVDENGAEETRKADDAAPFSALAFKIATDPFVGTLTFFRVYSGTLQSGNAVYNSVKGKRERVGRMVQMHAKDRQEIKEVLAGDIAAAIGLKNVTTGDTLCDENHKIILERMEFPDPVISVAVEPKTKADQEKMGVALGKLAQEDPSFQVRTDEESGQTIISGMGELHLDIIVDRMRREFSVEANIGKPQVAYRECIRKSVDVEGKFVRQSGGRGQYGHVKVRIEPLPLDREDAENFIFVNEIVGGTVPKEYIPAVQQGIIEQMQNGCLAGYPLLGIKATLYDGSFHDVDSNEMAFKIAGSMAMKKGALEASPALLEPMMKVEVVTPEDYMGDVVGDLNRRRGLIQGMEDGVSGKIVRSEVPLSEMFGYATDLRSATQGRASYAMEFSRYAEAPNNIAEAIIKKG, via the coding sequence GTGGCACGTAAGACTCCGATTACGCGATATCGAAACATTGGTATTGTTGCGCACGTTGATGCGGGCAAAACCACAACTACCGAGCGGGTTCTGTTTTACACAGGTGTCTCGCACAAAATCGGTGAAGTCCATGATGGCGCGGCCACCATGGACTGGATGGAGCAGGAGCAGGAGCGTGGTATTACTATTACGTCTGCTGCAACGACCTGTTTTTGGCAGGGTATGGACAAGCAGTATCCTGAGCATCGGATTAATATTATCGACACTCCGGGACACGTTGACTTTACCATCGAGGTAGAGCGCTCATTGCGTGTGCTTGACGGCGCTGTTGTTGTGTTCTGTGGTTCTTCCGGTGTCGAGCCTCAGTCCGAGACAGTGTGGCGCCAAGCCAATAAGTACGAAGTGCCGCGCATGGTGTTCGTCAACAAGATGGATCGTGCTGGCGCTAACTTTCTGCGAGTAGTCGATCAGATCAAAAAGCGTTTAGGTGCAACCTGTGTTCCGATTCAATTGCCGATTGGCGCTGAAGAAGATTTTGCTGGTGTAATCGACTTGATTCGAAACAAAGCGATTTACTGGAACCCAGACGACGCTGGCGTAACCTACGAGGAACGCGACGTTCCTGCCGAAATGTTAGATGAAGTGGCGCTGCATCGCGAAATAATGATGGAAGCCGCCGCAGAAGCGAACGATGAACTAACGATGCGCTACCTCGATGAGGGTGAGCTCAACGTGGTAGACATCAAGAAAGGTCTTCGGATGCGCACTTTGGCAAACGAGATTGTTGTAGCGTGCTGCGGTTCTGCGTTCAAGAACAAGGGTGTTCAGGCTGTACTGGATTCTGTCGTTGAATTTTTGCCGGCGCCGGATGAAGTTAAGGCGATTCGTGGTGAAGTCGACGAGAACGGGGCCGAAGAGACCCGTAAAGCTGACGACGCTGCACCTTTTTCCGCTCTGGCATTTAAGATTGCAACAGATCCTTTTGTTGGTACCTTGACGTTCTTCCGGGTTTACTCTGGCACGCTTCAGTCTGGCAACGCCGTTTATAACTCCGTGAAGGGCAAAAGAGAGCGTGTCGGCCGTATGGTTCAGATGCATGCGAAGGATCGGCAAGAGATCAAGGAAGTGCTTGCAGGCGATATTGCTGCTGCAATTGGTCTGAAGAACGTTACCACCGGCGATACTTTGTGCGACGAAAATCACAAGATTATTCTTGAGCGTATGGAGTTTCCGGATCCGGTTATTTCCGTAGCGGTTGAACCAAAGACAAAAGCTGATCAGGAGAAGATGGGCGTTGCACTTGGCAAACTGGCGCAGGAAGATCCGTCTTTTCAGGTCCGTACCGACGAAGAGTCCGGTCAGACGATTATTTCCGGTATGGGTGAGCTGCACCTGGATATCATTGTTGATCGCATGCGTCGCGAGTTCAGTGTTGAAGCAAACATCGGTAAGCCCCAGGTGGCCTATCGTGAGTGTATCCGCAAGTCGGTGGATGTAGAAGGTAAGTTTGTGCGTCAGTCAGGCGGTCGCGGTCAATACGGTCACGTTAAAGTCAGGATTGAGCCGCTGCCCTTGGACCGGGAAGACGCTGAAAACTTCATCTTCGTCAACGAAATCGTTGGTGGTACTGTGCCGAAGGAATACATTCCAGCGGTTCAGCAAGGTATCATTGAGCAGATGCAGAATGGCTGTCTGGCTGGTTACCCGCTGCTGGGTATCAAGGCAACCTTGTATGACGGTTCCTTTCACGATGTGGACTCCAACGAAATGGCGTTCAAAATCGCGGGTTCCATGGCGATGAAGAAAGGCGCGCTAGAGGCGAGTCCAGCTTTGCTGGAGCCGATGATGAAGGTTGAGGTGGTAACACCTGAAGATTACATGGGTGATGTGGTAGGTGACCTGAACCGTCGCCGTGGTCTGATTCAGGGCATGGAAGACGGTGTTAGTGGAAAGATTGTGCGTAGCGAAGTTCCGTTGTCGGAAATGTTCGGTTACGCCACAGATCTGCGCTCTGCTACTCAGGGCCGTGCGTCCTATGCGATGGAGTTTTCGCGGTACGCCGAAGCACCGAATAACATTGCCGAAGCAATTATCAAAAAGGGTTGA
- the rpsG gene encoding 30S ribosomal protein S7, giving the protein MPRRRIAAKRDIIPDPKFGSARLAKFINHVMESGKKGVAERIVYGALTIVAEKSKEEPIDMFEKALENIQPMVEVKSRRVGGATYQVPVEVRPSRQHALAMRWLVDFSRKRGEKSMAQRLAGEILDAVESKGAAVKKREDVHRMAEANKAFSHFRF; this is encoded by the coding sequence ATGCCTAGAAGAAGAATTGCAGCAAAACGGGATATCATCCCAGATCCTAAGTTCGGCAGTGCGCGTCTTGCCAAATTCATCAACCACGTGATGGAAAGCGGTAAAAAAGGCGTAGCAGAGCGTATTGTTTATGGAGCGCTCACTATTGTTGCCGAAAAATCCAAGGAAGAGCCGATCGACATGTTCGAAAAGGCCCTGGAAAACATTCAGCCGATGGTAGAGGTTAAGTCCCGTCGTGTGGGTGGTGCTACCTACCAGGTGCCGGTCGAAGTGCGGCCTTCCCGTCAGCACGCACTGGCTATGCGTTGGCTCGTTGACTTTTCACGGAAGCGTGGTGAGAAATCCATGGCACAGCGCCTTGCCGGGGAAATCCTCGACGCTGTAGAAAGTAAGGGTGCCGCCGTTAAGAAGCGGGAAGATGTTCACCGCATGGCAGAAGCCAACAAGGCGTTCTCTCACTTCCGTTTCTAA
- the rpsL gene encoding 30S ribosomal protein S12 produces the protein MATINQLVRKPRKRKVAKSDVPALQACPQRRGVCTRVYTTTPKKPNSALRKVCRVRLTNGFEVSSYIGGEGHNLQEHSVVLIRGGRVKDLPGVRYHTVRGTLDTQGVQNRKQGRSKYGTKRPKS, from the coding sequence ATGGCAACGATTAATCAGTTGGTGCGTAAGCCTCGTAAACGCAAGGTAGCCAAGAGCGATGTTCCTGCTCTTCAGGCATGTCCTCAGCGCCGTGGTGTATGCACTCGTGTGTATACCACAACGCCAAAGAAGCCGAACTCAGCACTGCGTAAAGTGTGTCGTGTTCGTCTTACTAATGGCTTCGAGGTTTCCTCTTACATTGGTGGTGAAGGTCACAACCTTCAGGAGCACAGTGTTGTGCTAATCCGTGGTGGTCGAGTAAAAGACCTTCCGGGTGTGCGCTATCACACTGTTCGCGGAACACTGGACACCCAAGGTGTACAGAACCGTAAGCAGGGTCGCTCCAAGTACGGTACAAAACGACCCAAATCCTGA